The following coding sequences lie in one Vibrio splendidus genomic window:
- a CDS encoding TetR/AcrR family transcriptional regulator, with protein sequence MLREQIAASLEVAFSQQGFAEPSVAQLKTACNVSLRTLYKHFPSKEAMIVGALEHRHHRYLNFLLENVPAGDLESMLDIFNKLQQWMEEYAPHGCMSMNAMAAFPDNVIINQAVTEHKREVKRLLGKQSQRDDLASELFLLHEGVSSAWPVLGEEAVTSAQNMVTKLLKETR encoded by the coding sequence TTGTTAAGAGAACAGATTGCAGCAAGTCTTGAAGTGGCGTTTAGCCAACAAGGGTTTGCTGAGCCGAGCGTTGCTCAGCTGAAAACGGCGTGCAACGTGAGCCTACGTACGCTCTATAAACATTTTCCATCGAAAGAAGCGATGATAGTGGGTGCCTTAGAGCACCGTCATCACCGTTACCTAAATTTCCTATTAGAAAATGTACCTGCTGGTGACCTTGAGTCGATGCTTGATATCTTCAACAAGTTACAACAGTGGATGGAAGAGTATGCGCCGCACGGTTGTATGTCGATGAATGCGATGGCGGCTTTTCCTGATAACGTGATAATTAATCAGGCTGTTACTGAACATAAACGAGAAGTGAAAAGACTTCTGGGTAAGCAGAGTCAACGAGATGATTTGGCTTCAGAGCTTTTTCTACTTCATGAAGGTGTATCAAGCGCGTGGCCAGTATTAGGCGAAGAAGCGGTGACATCAGCACAGAATATGGTGACAAAATTACTCAAGGAAACACGATGA
- a CDS encoding alcohol dehydrogenase family protein translates to MKFELPKTMKGVEMLGHGGAEMLGYREDIAVPEIEPNEVLIKVMAAGVNNTDINTRIGWYSKSDDSDDASWSGEALQFPRIQGADVCGFIVAVGNEVSTDRIGERVLIEPCLTEVYGRDLPQPWYFGSECDGGFAEYTKVAAKHAYAVNSTMSDVDLASFPCSYSTAENMLTRANVAEADRVLISGASGGVGSAAIQLAKARGAYVIAITSPSKNQQLLELGADEVVARDADLVKALGANSVNVVIDLVAGDKWPQFLEVLKPRGRYAVSGAIGGAMVELDVRTLYLKDLSFFGCTVLEPQVFQNLVNRIEKQQIEAIVAQSYPLADIHKAQDEFLKKKHVGKIVLEVSQS, encoded by the coding sequence ATGAAATTCGAATTACCAAAAACAATGAAAGGCGTAGAGATGTTAGGACACGGCGGAGCAGAAATGCTTGGTTACCGTGAAGATATCGCTGTTCCTGAAATTGAACCTAATGAAGTGCTGATCAAAGTGATGGCTGCGGGCGTAAACAACACGGATATCAACACTCGAATCGGCTGGTACTCAAAAAGTGATGACTCAGACGACGCAAGTTGGTCGGGTGAAGCGTTGCAGTTTCCTCGTATCCAAGGCGCTGATGTGTGTGGTTTTATCGTAGCAGTTGGGAATGAAGTCTCTACAGATCGTATTGGTGAACGTGTTCTTATCGAACCTTGTTTGACTGAAGTTTACGGACGAGATCTGCCACAGCCATGGTATTTCGGTTCGGAGTGCGATGGTGGCTTTGCGGAGTACACCAAAGTGGCCGCGAAACACGCTTATGCGGTGAACAGCACTATGTCGGATGTTGATCTAGCGTCTTTCCCGTGCTCTTACTCGACCGCAGAAAACATGCTAACCCGTGCCAACGTGGCTGAAGCTGATCGCGTGCTTATCTCAGGTGCATCGGGTGGTGTGGGCTCGGCTGCTATACAACTGGCAAAAGCTCGCGGTGCTTATGTGATTGCCATTACTAGCCCAAGTAAAAACCAACAGTTACTTGAACTTGGCGCAGATGAAGTGGTTGCTCGTGATGCTGATCTGGTTAAAGCGTTAGGCGCAAACAGCGTCAATGTGGTTATCGACTTAGTTGCCGGTGACAAGTGGCCTCAGTTCCTTGAAGTGCTGAAACCCCGTGGCCGTTACGCCGTATCTGGCGCAATTGGTGGAGCTATGGTCGAGCTCGATGTACGAACTTTGTATCTCAAAGATCTCAGCTTTTTTGGTTGTACGGTTTTAGAACCACAAGTGTTCCAGAATCTAGTCAATCGTATCGAGAAACAGCAGATCGAAGCAATCGTCGCGCAGTCTTATCCGCTCGCTGATATCCACAAAGCACAAGACGAGTTCTTGAAGAAAAAGCATGTCGGTAAGATCGTATTGGAAGTGTCCCAGAGCTAA
- a CDS encoding HDOD domain-containing protein, with protein sequence MFKRVLQALFSPFVDSKNKPSAEPVQKEQQQTVATDSVQSSTFVPPSSAQPSSLIVDNTLSLHDGEFLDYLFGESRLRTESDPFSDFVACQIERLIRSPKALLNELPVMPASVTTLMAELQSDEFDVDALLKVIEREPSMAADVIKLANSAFYKRSEKQVTDLKTAFLNMGSQGLVEGVVNSYMKNFTPGNNIYWRHFGEKIWNHSVQTASFSKELIKDSSSQEDQAAAHFVGLIRNLGKMIIFQMMVEAFKHVDPSVPPNSLALKRLMNSYSIRLTYTIAKFWELPESVLTVIGYQESSRYECTPLGQAVFEANYLSELYYLLEEQTIEVEQFKRRCKETLMSPAAFKVANRIYKESELALVG encoded by the coding sequence ATGTTTAAAAGGGTATTGCAGGCATTATTCTCACCTTTTGTTGATTCAAAAAACAAACCCTCTGCAGAGCCTGTCCAAAAAGAGCAACAACAAACCGTTGCTACTGATTCCGTTCAGTCTTCAACCTTTGTTCCGCCGTCGTCAGCTCAACCATCATCATTAATCGTCGATAATACGCTTAGCCTTCACGATGGTGAGTTCCTTGATTATTTGTTTGGAGAGTCTCGCCTTCGAACGGAGTCTGACCCATTTAGTGATTTTGTTGCTTGTCAGATCGAACGTTTGATTCGCTCTCCAAAAGCCTTGCTCAATGAATTGCCAGTGATGCCAGCCTCTGTGACCACATTAATGGCAGAATTACAGAGTGACGAATTTGACGTAGATGCATTGCTAAAAGTAATTGAGCGCGAGCCGAGTATGGCTGCCGATGTAATTAAACTGGCTAACAGTGCTTTCTACAAACGCAGTGAAAAACAGGTAACCGACCTAAAAACAGCATTCCTAAATATGGGTTCTCAAGGACTTGTTGAAGGGGTTGTGAATAGCTACATGAAGAACTTCACGCCGGGCAACAATATTTACTGGCGTCATTTCGGTGAGAAAATTTGGAATCACAGCGTTCAAACCGCGTCTTTTTCTAAGGAGTTGATTAAAGACTCTTCATCCCAAGAAGATCAAGCGGCGGCGCACTTTGTTGGGTTGATTCGCAACTTAGGCAAGATGATCATTTTCCAAATGATGGTCGAAGCCTTCAAGCATGTTGATCCTTCTGTTCCACCTAACTCATTAGCATTGAAGCGTTTGATGAACAGCTACTCTATTCGCCTGACTTACACCATTGCTAAGTTCTGGGAGTTGCCAGAATCTGTGCTGACGGTGATTGGTTATCAAGAGTCGAGCCGATACGAATGCACGCCACTTGGTCAAGCTGTGTTTGAAGCTAACTATCTGAGTGAGCTGTACTATTTACTAGAAGAACAAACGATTGAAGTCGAGCAGTTTAAGCGCAGATGCAAAGAGACACTGATGTCACCTGCGGCTTTCAAAGTGGCTAACCGTATCTATAAAGAGTCTGAATTAGCGCTGGTAGGATAA
- a CDS encoding DUF1090 domain-containing protein — MTRHLKGSLLFLCAFSFNSMASTQCDTLTGCEKKFCEIEYQIKKAEQYDNQYKVERLTTALKAAKENCTNEGLKDDLREKIESNEQDLTEYQADLEEAKRDDRADKIRKYEGKIEKELRKIDKLKQELTEIP; from the coding sequence ATGACTCGACACCTAAAAGGCTCATTACTGTTTCTTTGCGCATTCTCTTTTAACAGCATGGCGAGCACCCAATGCGACACACTAACCGGTTGTGAAAAGAAATTCTGTGAGATCGAATATCAAATAAAGAAAGCGGAGCAGTACGATAATCAGTACAAAGTGGAGCGATTAACCACGGCGTTAAAAGCCGCGAAAGAGAACTGCACCAATGAAGGTTTGAAGGATGATCTGCGTGAGAAGATTGAATCAAATGAGCAAGATTTGACTGAGTACCAAGCCGACCTAGAAGAAGCTAAAAGAGATGACAGAGCGGATAAGATTCGAAAGTATGAAGGTAAGATCGAAAAAGAACTGCGTAAAATCGATAAATTGAAGCAAGAACTGACTGAGATCCCTTAA
- a CDS encoding SgrR family transcriptional regulator — translation MGNLKRKLELYEKIFQAFGPGVSRCQVSQLAALLHVSERHVQTLLKAMTAQGWIEWQASSGRSKKAQLTCLVEPIEACYQYAQTQADAGNIEQVFSTLSFNGRNAGAELQAFLSNTNPSAQNIAYIPFHRELEALHPQRVLRRTERFLVMQTCQRLTSVKHGKLSGDLAYHWQPNEDATQWHFQIRNGVQFHNGRTLEPQDITRNLNSLCQSKIWRRCYQHIDEVSVSAGNVVVVKLNQPDWHLPRLLSRVEASVFDPSSPTERLIGSGAFSLDIFSSKMLRLSRNSAYSHSIPILNRVELWVYPEWAQSKACAQNQVCVKLPEKTITVRCNDHSSQPDFGSTFFKIQNPTLSKTVHEFTVEDTSECQTLFEQLSVSGDSKTSVEYGHYLTNFLTTKDVALCSIIDENDTFTSWLSFFSRFPFKDLALSAEMLNTIEQGLASIRSQPNFELAMNTLLELKHWLNDSGVVVELKQEAFNLEVSEKIHGAQVNGFGWCELDQLWINHL, via the coding sequence TTGGGCAACCTTAAGCGCAAGCTTGAACTGTATGAAAAGATATTTCAGGCTTTTGGGCCTGGAGTATCACGCTGCCAAGTCAGCCAATTAGCTGCCTTGCTGCACGTGAGTGAACGTCACGTTCAAACCTTACTCAAAGCGATGACAGCGCAAGGTTGGATTGAGTGGCAAGCAAGCTCAGGCCGAAGCAAGAAGGCACAGCTGACGTGTCTGGTTGAGCCCATTGAGGCGTGTTACCAATACGCACAAACCCAAGCTGACGCAGGCAACATCGAACAGGTGTTTAGCACCTTGAGCTTCAATGGCCGCAATGCTGGCGCTGAGTTACAAGCCTTTCTAAGCAACACCAATCCATCGGCGCAGAATATCGCGTATATCCCATTTCACCGAGAACTCGAAGCGCTTCACCCTCAACGAGTACTTAGACGCACCGAACGTTTCTTAGTGATGCAAACTTGCCAACGCCTAACCTCCGTTAAGCACGGCAAACTCAGCGGCGATCTGGCGTATCATTGGCAACCTAATGAAGATGCGACACAGTGGCACTTTCAAATTCGCAATGGCGTTCAGTTCCATAACGGTCGAACACTCGAACCTCAAGACATAACACGCAACCTTAACTCGCTCTGCCAAAGCAAAATATGGCGTCGCTGTTATCAGCATATTGATGAGGTCTCTGTCTCGGCAGGTAATGTGGTTGTCGTAAAATTGAATCAACCTGATTGGCATTTACCGCGCTTACTTTCCAGAGTTGAAGCCTCCGTATTTGATCCCTCATCACCGACTGAAAGGCTGATTGGATCTGGCGCGTTCTCATTAGACATATTCTCGAGCAAGATGTTGAGATTGAGCCGCAATAGCGCGTATTCACACAGTATACCCATTCTCAATCGAGTCGAATTGTGGGTCTATCCAGAATGGGCACAGAGCAAAGCTTGCGCTCAAAATCAGGTGTGCGTGAAACTGCCCGAGAAAACGATCACCGTGCGTTGCAATGACCATTCTTCTCAACCGGATTTCGGCTCAACGTTTTTCAAAATTCAGAACCCAACATTGTCGAAAACCGTTCATGAATTCACTGTTGAAGACACCTCTGAATGCCAAACTCTTTTCGAGCAATTGTCAGTATCCGGCGACAGCAAAACCAGCGTCGAATATGGACACTACCTAACTAACTTCCTAACTACTAAAGACGTCGCGCTGTGCAGCATTATTGATGAGAATGACACCTTCACTTCGTGGTTAAGCTTCTTCAGTCGCTTCCCGTTTAAGGACTTAGCGCTGTCAGCTGAGATGCTAAATACAATAGAACAAGGCTTAGCCTCAATAAGAAGCCAGCCCAACTTTGAGTTAGCGATGAATACACTGTTGGAACTGAAGCATTGGTTGAATGACTCTGGGGTTGTGGTTGAGCTCAAGCAAGAGGCGTTCAACTTAGAGGTTTCTGAAAAGATACACGGCGCGCAAGTGAATGGTTTCGGTTGGTGCGAACTCGATCAGTTGTGGATTAACCATTTGTAA
- a CDS encoding Gfo/Idh/MocA family protein: MSDTQRKIKWGIAGLGNIANRFATAVTEHCLHGELYAVAARDHKRAATFANKFGCDKAYGSYEEMAHDPNVEAVYIATVHPYHQPLAELFLKNNKHVLVEKPAFTNLADWLEMKALAKQNGVMLLEAMKTVVFPAYRELQSFLVDNNIQVDSIEASFGNHHDYEPDLFIFNPVLSGGATLDVGIYGLWFFYDLCRTLGVNPSKPQVEMSCLYEGANVDTDACFTFSGDINGKISASTVQNLPRSAHLTGPNTKITIHEKWWNPAFIEIEHQGQKSTINKRVTGNGFEFEIDHFSDLVLQGKTESDILSSEVTSQVLDTMEEALINSGYQHLTQPRR; encoded by the coding sequence ATGAGCGACACGCAACGAAAAATTAAATGGGGCATCGCAGGGCTAGGCAATATCGCCAATCGATTCGCAACAGCTGTAACAGAGCACTGTCTGCATGGTGAACTTTATGCGGTTGCCGCGAGAGACCATAAACGCGCAGCCACGTTCGCCAACAAGTTTGGTTGCGACAAGGCTTATGGCTCTTATGAAGAAATGGCGCATGACCCAAATGTTGAAGCGGTTTACATCGCTACCGTTCACCCATACCACCAGCCACTCGCCGAGTTGTTTCTAAAGAACAATAAACACGTATTGGTCGAGAAGCCGGCTTTCACCAATCTTGCTGACTGGCTTGAGATGAAAGCCCTCGCGAAACAAAATGGCGTGATGCTGTTAGAAGCGATGAAAACTGTGGTGTTTCCCGCATATCGTGAGCTTCAATCATTCTTGGTCGACAACAACATTCAGGTAGACTCAATCGAAGCCAGCTTTGGCAACCATCACGACTATGAGCCCGATTTGTTCATCTTCAATCCGGTTTTGTCAGGCGGAGCAACGCTCGATGTTGGGATCTATGGGCTTTGGTTTTTCTACGATTTGTGTCGAACACTGGGTGTGAATCCTTCAAAACCTCAGGTAGAGATGTCATGTCTGTATGAGGGGGCGAATGTTGATACCGATGCGTGCTTTACCTTCTCTGGTGATATAAACGGTAAGATATCGGCATCAACAGTGCAAAACCTTCCCCGATCAGCACACTTGACTGGGCCCAACACTAAGATCACCATTCACGAAAAATGGTGGAATCCGGCCTTTATTGAGATTGAACATCAAGGGCAGAAGTCGACCATCAACAAACGAGTGACGGGTAATGGGTTCGAATTTGAAATCGACCATTTTTCAGACTTGGTGCTTCAAGGCAAAACGGAATCGGATATCCTAAGCTCAGAGGTAACCTCTCAAGTTCTCGATACGATGGAAGAAGCACTCATTAACTCTGGCTATCAACATTTAACTCAACCTCGTCGTTAG
- a CDS encoding homocysteine S-methyltransferase family protein, producing the protein MKTLTILDGGMGRELKEIGAPFSQPLWSAQALIEAPGFVSQAHQNFVDAGAEILITNSYACVPFHLGEELFEQRGFELAALSGELAKAVAENASHTVKVAGAIPPPFGSYRPDLFKVEEAAPIIQTLYDAQDPNIDLWIAETICSLQEFESIHAVLKQSNKPCYYAFSLEDTKGDSASIRSGESVTDAIKLACQSNAKGIMFNCSVPEVMDQAIIDAKKVIGELGSNLEIGVYANNFAPISSEHEANDMLQEIRELDGQGYLVYAKRWYALGANIVGGCCGIGPKHIQALADWKRSIQS; encoded by the coding sequence ATGAAAACACTAACCATACTTGATGGCGGCATGGGCCGAGAACTCAAAGAAATTGGCGCGCCATTTTCTCAACCACTTTGGAGTGCTCAAGCGCTGATTGAAGCACCCGGTTTTGTCAGCCAAGCGCATCAAAACTTTGTCGATGCAGGTGCTGAAATCCTGATCACCAATAGCTATGCGTGTGTACCTTTTCATTTGGGTGAAGAGCTGTTCGAGCAACGAGGCTTTGAACTCGCTGCACTATCTGGTGAGCTGGCTAAAGCGGTTGCTGAAAATGCTTCTCACACCGTGAAAGTGGCGGGCGCGATTCCACCACCATTTGGCAGCTACCGACCAGACTTATTTAAGGTCGAAGAGGCCGCGCCAATCATCCAAACGCTTTACGATGCCCAAGATCCAAATATCGACCTTTGGATAGCAGAAACCATCTGTAGCCTGCAAGAATTCGAATCCATTCATGCGGTACTCAAGCAATCAAACAAACCGTGTTATTACGCCTTTAGCTTGGAAGATACCAAGGGCGACTCTGCCAGCATTCGCTCTGGCGAAAGCGTAACAGATGCGATCAAACTTGCCTGCCAATCAAACGCGAAAGGCATTATGTTTAACTGCTCAGTGCCTGAAGTGATGGATCAAGCCATTATTGATGCTAAGAAAGTGATTGGTGAGCTAGGCAGTAATTTAGAAATAGGTGTCTACGCCAATAACTTTGCACCGATCAGTAGCGAACATGAAGCAAATGATATGCTTCAAGAGATACGTGAACTGGATGGTCAAGGTTATTTAGTTTACGCAAAACGCTGGTACGCATTGGGTGCGAATATTGTCGGTGGCTGTTGTGGCATCGGGCCAAAACACATTCAAGCCCTAGCCGATTGGAAACGCTCCATACAGAGCTGA
- a CDS encoding GIY-YIG nuclease family protein gives MKKYGSIFVPDTLYDDISKLFDYSEYYSGSSYEELEQSVKEFVVNNDVPRYLYVVRCETTQYYKIGIANDVKKRISTHQTGCPLTLKLVFFAESDLVDHLAREIIYLEKFLHKSFQKQRVRGEWFELTYDNLADIVEFLEEDRELEVFHSEPSELSVYFQRIEEELAQGG, from the coding sequence GTGAAAAAATATGGTTCAATCTTCGTACCAGATACGTTGTACGATGATATATCAAAACTGTTTGATTATAGTGAATATTATTCTGGTTCTTCTTATGAGGAGTTAGAACAGAGTGTCAAAGAGTTTGTCGTTAACAATGATGTTCCAAGATATTTGTACGTAGTACGTTGTGAAACAACTCAATACTACAAAATTGGAATTGCAAACGATGTTAAAAAGCGAATTTCTACTCATCAAACTGGGTGCCCATTAACATTAAAATTGGTTTTCTTTGCCGAGTCAGATTTGGTTGACCATTTGGCGAGAGAAATTATTTATCTTGAAAAGTTTCTTCATAAGTCGTTTCAAAAGCAGCGTGTGCGTGGAGAATGGTTTGAGCTTACATATGATAATTTGGCAGATATTGTTGAGTTTCTAGAAGAAGATCGTGAGCTCGAAGTTTTCCATAGTGAACCAAGCGAGCTTTCCGTATATTTTCAGCGTATTGAAGAAGAATTAGCGCAAGGTGGGTAG
- a CDS encoding lipoate--protein ligase family protein has protein sequence MKLTNKLVRYPHIDVDRAFEKEAELLQQIQAGEIAQALMLWQAKTPTLVLPAGKKWPVTLESRKQLAAQGWQLTSRKTGGAPVPQLPGIINLSHIYHWPRDEAYNIQKAYRHLCDVLTQFFKELDIDVDVHATPGSYCDGEYNLNINKQKIVGTAQRVLLKRGGGQIVLSQACILLDVDLENIVAPVNFYNQICGNPTVVDPYVHTPLSAHVTPLPNVDSLFQQLSQAFIKYA, from the coding sequence TTGAAGTTAACGAATAAACTCGTACGTTACCCGCACATTGATGTTGATCGTGCGTTTGAAAAAGAAGCTGAGTTATTGCAGCAAATACAGGCGGGTGAGATTGCGCAAGCCTTAATGCTTTGGCAAGCAAAAACGCCGACACTCGTATTGCCTGCGGGTAAAAAGTGGCCAGTGACGTTAGAGTCTAGAAAGCAACTTGCGGCACAAGGCTGGCAACTCACCTCGCGAAAAACAGGTGGCGCTCCCGTTCCCCAACTGCCGGGGATCATTAACCTATCGCACATTTACCATTGGCCTCGTGATGAAGCCTACAATATCCAAAAAGCGTATCGACATTTATGCGATGTCTTAACCCAGTTTTTTAAAGAACTGGACATCGATGTGGATGTACACGCAACCCCCGGTTCTTATTGTGATGGTGAGTACAACCTCAATATCAATAAACAAAAAATAGTGGGTACTGCTCAGCGTGTTTTGTTGAAACGAGGAGGCGGCCAAATTGTACTTTCACAAGCCTGTATCTTGTTAGATGTCGACTTAGAAAACATCGTTGCGCCCGTAAATTTTTATAATCAAATTTGCGGCAACCCAACCGTGGTAGATCCGTACGTTCATACTCCGTTGTCTGCTCATGTGACGCCCCTGCCCAACGTAGATTCACTTTTTCAGCAGTTAAGCCAAGCTTTCATCAAATACGCGTAA
- a CDS encoding SDR family NAD(P)-dependent oxidoreductase: MRKKIMITGATDGIGLETAKMLAQQGHHILIHGRNPTKLSKVETGLSRLSKDAIIESYVADLSSLSEVEALANQIKSKHEELDVLINNAGVYKVSEITTKDNLDVRFTVNTIAPYLLTQKLLPLFDANGRIVNLSSAAQSSVDLGAIVSPNPDTLDGPIYAQSKLALTMWSIHLAHQLGDQGPLIIPVNPASFLGSKLVKDAYGLEGNDLGIGADILCRAALSEEFSDASGRYFDNDSGLFKDPHADALDTEKNQKLVTTLDQLLAEQLELKSHSR; encoded by the coding sequence ATGCGAAAAAAGATCATGATTACAGGTGCGACAGATGGTATCGGTTTAGAGACCGCGAAAATGTTAGCCCAACAAGGGCATCACATCCTTATCCATGGACGTAACCCAACAAAACTCAGCAAAGTAGAAACCGGCCTTTCTCGATTATCCAAGGATGCGATTATCGAAAGTTATGTTGCTGATCTCTCTTCTCTTTCTGAAGTTGAAGCCCTCGCCAACCAAATAAAGTCGAAGCATGAAGAGCTCGATGTACTCATTAACAACGCTGGCGTCTACAAGGTTTCCGAGATCACCACCAAAGACAATCTCGATGTCCGCTTTACCGTCAACACCATTGCCCCTTATTTACTGACTCAAAAGCTGCTACCACTTTTTGATGCCAACGGTCGCATCGTCAATCTATCTTCAGCCGCTCAGTCATCGGTCGATCTCGGGGCGATAGTCAGCCCAAACCCTGACACTTTAGATGGCCCTATCTACGCACAAAGTAAGTTGGCGTTAACGATGTGGTCAATCCATCTTGCGCACCAATTAGGAGATCAAGGGCCCCTAATCATTCCCGTTAATCCGGCCTCATTTCTTGGCAGTAAATTGGTTAAAGATGCGTATGGTTTGGAAGGCAATGACTTAGGGATTGGTGCTGATATCTTGTGCAGAGCGGCACTGTCGGAAGAATTTTCTGATGCCTCAGGACGGTACTTTGATAATGATTCGGGATTATTCAAAGACCCTCATGCAGATGCATTAGATACGGAGAAAAATCAAAAGCTGGTGACAACTCTCGACCAGTTACTGGCAGAACAGCTCGAGCTGAAATCCCACTCTCGCTAG
- a CDS encoding alkyl/aryl-sulfatase, translating to MTTSRTFKNASLFLAISLAFPAIAANHDHAHFSEIGDQGGKSATEMTTKANQEFAKTLNFADTRAFDNNNKGLVASFDQETGDIIRNSFNFIDPSVTNADQAPDSVNPSLWRQAVLNQAAEGLYEVVPGKVYQVRGADLASISFIRSDNGWIAYDVLLTKESAAKSLEFFKNNVPDGGELPVVAMIYSHSHADHFGGARAIKDAYPDVKVYGSKNITKEIVDENVLAGNAMSRRTAYQYGATLNRHEHGIVDAALSKGLSTGSITYVLPDYELNHNEEIETLVIDGLEMQFMDASGTEAASEMVTYIPSMKALWTGELTYQGMHNLYTLRGAKVRDGLKWSKKINEMLVTWGEETEVLFASHSAPIWGEQEISDYLKMQRDAYGFTHNQTLRLANNGVVLQDIGDEIYKVMPDSIQQSWHTNGYHGTYSHNARAVYNMYLGYFDMNPANLNPLPIEPESVKFVEYMGGSDAVIEKAQQDFQEGEYRFVATALNKVIQAEPENKVARGLLADTYEQLGYQSEGAGWRNIYLTGAQELRIGTQPGAPKTASPDVLANMTIENLLDYLAVKVDSLKAQNTPFTMNIQLPDVKEFYYVEMSNGNLNNIQVSELQDADTTLIINKSDVSDIVLKKTSLGKLLEDGQAGVKGDKSSLNKLLSSLTEADTSFEIVPRPNKGEEVDAELYQDSHEHAH from the coding sequence ATGACAACTTCTCGCACGTTCAAAAATGCATCACTATTCCTAGCTATCTCGCTGGCATTCCCTGCGATTGCAGCTAACCATGACCACGCACACTTCAGCGAAATTGGCGACCAAGGTGGCAAAAGCGCAACCGAGATGACCACTAAAGCAAACCAAGAGTTCGCAAAAACACTTAACTTTGCCGACACTCGCGCTTTCGACAATAACAATAAAGGTCTTGTTGCTAGCTTTGATCAAGAGACGGGTGACATCATTCGTAATAGCTTTAACTTCATCGATCCAAGTGTAACGAATGCAGACCAAGCACCAGATTCGGTAAACCCTTCACTGTGGCGCCAAGCGGTATTGAACCAAGCGGCGGAAGGTTTATATGAAGTTGTTCCGGGTAAAGTTTACCAAGTTCGAGGCGCGGATTTAGCGTCTATCTCTTTCATTCGTAGTGACAACGGTTGGATCGCCTACGACGTTCTTCTTACCAAAGAATCAGCCGCCAAATCACTCGAATTCTTCAAGAACAATGTGCCTGATGGCGGTGAACTGCCAGTCGTTGCAATGATTTACTCTCACTCGCACGCTGATCACTTTGGTGGCGCAAGAGCAATCAAAGACGCGTACCCAGATGTAAAAGTGTACGGTTCGAAAAACATCACTAAAGAAATCGTCGACGAAAACGTATTAGCAGGTAATGCGATGTCTCGTCGTACTGCTTATCAATATGGCGCAACCCTGAACCGACACGAACACGGTATTGTTGATGCGGCACTGTCTAAAGGCCTATCAACCGGTAGCATTACTTACGTCCTGCCAGACTACGAACTGAACCATAACGAAGAAATTGAAACTCTGGTTATCGACGGCCTAGAAATGCAATTCATGGATGCTTCAGGTACCGAAGCGGCATCTGAAATGGTGACCTACATTCCAAGCATGAAAGCACTTTGGACTGGCGAACTGACCTACCAAGGCATGCATAACCTATACACACTTCGCGGTGCAAAAGTACGTGATGGTTTGAAGTGGTCGAAAAAAATCAACGAGATGTTAGTCACTTGGGGCGAAGAAACAGAGGTGCTATTTGCGTCTCACTCAGCCCCAATCTGGGGTGAACAAGAGATTTCTGATTACCTAAAAATGCAGCGCGATGCTTACGGTTTTACTCATAACCAAACGCTTCGTTTAGCCAATAACGGTGTGGTTCTACAAGATATCGGTGACGAGATTTACAAGGTAATGCCAGACAGCATTCAACAGTCTTGGCACACCAATGGTTACCACGGTACTTACTCTCACAACGCTCGCGCTGTGTACAACATGTATCTTGGTTACTTCGACATGAACCCAGCTAACCTAAACCCATTACCAATCGAGCCAGAATCGGTGAAGTTTGTTGAGTACATGGGCGGCAGCGATGCTGTAATTGAGAAAGCGCAACAAGATTTCCAAGAAGGCGAATATCGCTTCGTTGCAACAGCACTGAATAAAGTGATTCAAGCTGAGCCAGAGAACAAAGTTGCACGTGGCTTATTGGCAGATACTTACGAGCAGCTGGGTTATCAATCAGAAGGTGCAGGTTGGAGAAACATCTACCTAACGGGCGCTCAAGAACTTCGTATTGGCACACAACCGGGCGCACCAAAAACTGCATCTCCGGATGTGTTGGCTAACATGACCATTGAGAACTTGTTGGATTACTTAGCGGTAAAAGTGGATTCATTGAAGGCTCAAAACACGCCATTTACGATGAACATTCAATTACCTGATGTAAAAGAGTTCTACTACGTTGAAATGTCTAACGGCAACCTGAACAACATCCAAGTATCAGAGCTGCAAGATGCGGATACCACACTGATCATCAATAAGTCTGACGTGTCTGATATCGTGCTGAAGAAAACAAGCCTTGGAAAACTGCTAGAAGATGGCCAAGCGGGCGTGAAAGGTGACAAATCATCACTTAACAAACTGCTGTCTTCATTGACTGAAGCTGATACCTCTTTTGAGATTGTTCCTCGTCCAAACAAAGGCGAAGAAGTAGACGCTGAGTTGTACCAAGATTCACACGAGCACGCTCACTAG